The Lewinellaceae bacterium genome includes a region encoding these proteins:
- a CDS encoding ATP-binding protein codes for MQKSSPFKFLDAYEKEDQDIFFGRDTEVEVLYQMTYQSNLLLVYGMSGTGKTSIIRCGLANRFEKSDWFDIYVRRQENINDSLVRELNARDSLNSFEDGNTVPQMVHSLYLDHLRPVYLIFDQFEELFILGTEEEQQQLIITIKAILDTQDLPCKIIIVMREEYLAHMSNFEKVVPTLFDKRLRIEPMTRALAKEVILRTARNEKFNIELCYDEIADDIIDKVTEGKGRVPLTYLQVFLDKMYREAYEKDPNQIVFDNELVEEIGEIDDVLESFLDEQLKIFSREVDGWDEALRFLKVFVSDKGTKIPVHRSALPDLLPNFSLIRINIHLNFFVNRRILRPLDDDQYEMAHDSLASKIFRSRTKGIPMPAELNINESHETPFLGFEPYTENFADIFYGRDEELEDLFYKIVNDIDIRTTLVIGPMGVGKTSLIRAGLLPRLRILFNTQYIRCNRAFIDSPEVQQILSTEPVAGSEPLLLKLAFKWEKKLPDPGERKIIVFDQFEEFFIWIKQQKELTYLFLHFGHLLESRLNIDLVLVVRDEFFSQLQDLEAFVPALLEEQVRVKHMSFRKAKEVVKSMMEKAAMQVEDEGIIDKIVGNILEDNGKVNLTYLQLYLERLYREV; via the coding sequence ATGCAAAAATCGTCACCATTCAAATTTCTGGATGCTTATGAAAAAGAAGATCAGGATATCTTCTTTGGCAGAGATACGGAGGTAGAGGTTTTGTACCAGATGACTTACCAGTCTAATCTGTTGCTGGTGTATGGCATGTCAGGAACAGGAAAGACCAGTATCATCCGGTGCGGATTGGCCAATCGTTTTGAGAAAAGTGACTGGTTTGACATCTACGTCAGGCGACAGGAAAACATCAACGATTCACTGGTTCGCGAATTAAACGCACGGGACTCCTTAAATTCTTTTGAAGACGGAAATACCGTCCCCCAAATGGTGCATTCGCTTTACCTGGATCACCTGCGTCCCGTTTACCTCATTTTCGATCAGTTTGAAGAGTTATTTATCCTCGGTACGGAAGAAGAACAGCAGCAGTTGATCATCACCATCAAAGCCATACTCGACACTCAGGATCTTCCCTGTAAAATAATCATCGTCATGCGGGAGGAATATCTCGCGCATATGTCCAATTTTGAGAAGGTGGTCCCCACTCTTTTTGACAAAAGGCTGAGAATTGAACCCATGACCCGCGCCCTGGCTAAAGAAGTGATCCTGCGTACTGCCCGCAATGAAAAATTCAATATAGAACTCTGCTACGATGAAATTGCCGATGACATTATCGACAAAGTAACTGAAGGGAAAGGGCGTGTACCCTTAACCTACCTGCAAGTTTTCCTGGATAAGATGTATCGTGAAGCTTATGAAAAAGATCCGAATCAGATTGTTTTTGACAATGAACTCGTTGAAGAAATCGGGGAGATCGACGATGTGCTGGAAAGCTTCCTCGATGAGCAACTGAAGATATTTTCCAGGGAAGTAGACGGCTGGGACGAAGCCCTGCGCTTTCTGAAAGTTTTCGTCTCGGACAAAGGCACCAAAATTCCGGTACATCGGTCTGCGCTACCTGACCTGCTGCCCAATTTCAGCCTGATAAGGATCAATATCCATCTGAATTTCTTTGTCAACCGCCGAATATTGAGGCCACTCGATGATGATCAGTACGAAATGGCCCACGACAGCCTGGCCAGCAAAATTTTCAGGTCCAGGACAAAGGGCATCCCGATGCCTGCTGAACTGAACATCAACGAATCCCATGAGACTCCTTTCCTCGGCTTTGAACCCTATACCGAAAATTTTGCCGATATTTTCTACGGCAGGGACGAAGAACTTGAAGACCTGTTTTATAAAATCGTAAACGACATTGATATACGCACCACCCTGGTGATTGGTCCGATGGGAGTGGGAAAAACTTCCCTGATCCGTGCAGGATTGCTGCCACGGTTGAGAATATTATTCAACACACAATACATTCGATGCAACCGCGCTTTTATCGACAGCCCGGAAGTCCAGCAAATCCTGTCCACCGAACCCGTAGCAGGATCAGAACCATTGCTACTGAAACTGGCCTTTAAGTGGGAAAAAAAATTACCCGATCCGGGGGAAAGAAAAATCATCGTTTTTGACCAATTCGAAGAATTTTTCATTTGGATCAAACAACAAAAGGAACTGACTTATTTATTTTTACATTTTGGCCATCTTTTGGAATCCAGGCTTAATATCGACCTGGTACTGGTGGTAAGAGATGAATTCTTTTCGCAGCTCCAGGACCTGGAAGCCTTCGTGCCCGCCTTGCTGGAAGAACAGGTCCGGGTGAAACACATGAGTTTCAGAAAAGCTAAAGAAGTGGTGAAGAGTATGATGGAAAAAGCAGCCATGCAGGTAGAGGATGAAGGGATCATCGATAAAATAGTGGGCAACATACTCGAAGACAACGGCAAAGTTAACCTGACATACCTTCAATTGTATTTGGAACGTTTGTATAGGGAGGTGTGA
- a CDS encoding VCBS repeat-containing protein: MQSFYTSIKTALFVLLAVQLSAQISFTNRNDLLTNSNFHSGVGIAVLDMNNDGLDDIARMDNGHTVEIQHQLPGGNGFSSLSVMTVNGGSQWSMCAGDVDNNGYNDILAGGYYDKIKILSANDDGTAYTNQFAPGANIFAQCSNMADINNDGFLDLFVCHDDGESRIWANNGDGTFSEADYWIDMTTTPASDNSGNYGSIWTDFDNDGDIDLYIAKCRGGVSDPTDPRRINALFVNDGNNNYTEAAETYGLKIGAQSWTADFNDIDNDGDLDCFVTNHDVSNMLLENDGTGHFTDISVTAGINGTGGFPIQGVMRDFDNDGFVDIMIAGGSHQLYRNNGDKTFSLVNGLFDNNDMESYGIGDLNNDGYLDIYGGYAQIYTNPSNIDDVLWINNGGDNHYLSVHLSGNQSNKSGVGSRVEIYGNWGIQVREVRSGESYGIQNSMNCHFGLGQNDMIDSLIVRWPSGIVDKFENVEANQLITVNENNCISPNAELTVDGSTTICPGDSTTLVAPEGFFYSWSTGDTTQTINVTDQGSYNVTIDDGSGCKGISAVINILVNPEITPTIAMEGDQTLCQGETITLTASEAESYLWSNGETTQSIEVSGEDSYHVTVPGLCQDFTSPDFYPGVTVLYPEVPEVENDTLYEIGSATLTAVGDSLNWFDALGNLVGTENTFETPELLETTSYFVTNTQTFESSFFTGMEAPNASTPYSGGQYNGETIFDALEPFVLRNVTVYTDTPGERIIELRNSNGDVLQSLSFIAVEGEQIVSLNFEVPAGEDMVLTTNTEKNLEIFGTNSPRFQRSNMGVAYPYIVDEVLSIKNSNLGIEYYYYFFNWEIKTIGKICSSDAVEVTVELILTATNEVNAQGSLTVSPNPSTGQFTIQLKEIPQQGDVIHIYNFAGALVQTTTVRDQSLSQKVSIRNPTSGFYLVEVVSGNKIYTGKVVIE; this comes from the coding sequence ATGCAATCATTCTACACTTCAATTAAAACGGCATTGTTCGTCCTGCTGGCCGTACAACTCAGTGCACAAATTTCTTTTACCAACCGGAACGACCTGCTCACCAACAGCAATTTTCACAGTGGTGTGGGGATCGCTGTACTGGACATGAATAACGACGGACTCGATGACATCGCCCGTATGGATAACGGGCATACGGTTGAAATCCAGCACCAGCTTCCCGGAGGAAATGGTTTTTCCAGTTTGTCGGTCATGACGGTAAACGGCGGCAGCCAGTGGAGCATGTGTGCCGGTGATGTGGACAATAACGGCTACAACGATATCCTGGCCGGCGGGTATTACGACAAAATCAAAATACTTAGCGCCAATGACGATGGTACGGCTTATACCAACCAGTTTGCGCCCGGAGCCAATATTTTCGCACAGTGCTCCAATATGGCCGACATCAACAATGATGGCTTTCTCGATCTTTTTGTTTGTCACGATGACGGGGAAAGCCGCATTTGGGCCAATAATGGAGATGGAACTTTTTCCGAAGCAGACTACTGGATCGATATGACGACTACTCCTGCTTCCGACAATTCCGGGAACTACGGCAGCATCTGGACCGATTTTGATAATGATGGCGACATCGATCTGTACATTGCCAAATGCCGGGGTGGTGTAAGCGACCCTACGGACCCGCGTCGTATCAACGCCCTTTTTGTGAACGACGGCAACAATAATTATACCGAGGCCGCTGAAACATACGGTCTCAAGATCGGTGCCCAATCCTGGACGGCGGACTTCAATGATATTGACAATGACGGTGACCTCGACTGTTTTGTCACCAACCACGATGTATCCAATATGCTGCTGGAAAATGACGGTACCGGCCATTTTACAGACATCTCCGTAACGGCAGGTATCAATGGTACAGGGGGATTTCCCATTCAGGGGGTCATGCGTGATTTTGACAACGATGGCTTTGTGGATATTATGATCGCCGGAGGTTCTCATCAATTGTATCGCAACAACGGGGACAAGACTTTTTCCCTCGTCAATGGATTATTCGATAATAACGACATGGAATCCTACGGCATCGGGGATCTGAACAATGACGGTTACCTCGACATTTATGGCGGTTATGCCCAAATTTATACCAACCCTTCCAATATTGATGATGTGTTGTGGATCAATAACGGTGGCGACAATCATTACCTTTCGGTTCATCTTTCAGGCAACCAAAGCAATAAAAGCGGGGTAGGTTCCCGTGTGGAAATCTACGGCAACTGGGGAATCCAGGTGCGTGAAGTAAGATCAGGGGAAAGCTACGGCATTCAAAATTCCATGAATTGCCATTTCGGGCTCGGGCAAAACGACATGATCGATTCCCTGATCGTGCGCTGGCCTTCAGGAATTGTCGATAAATTTGAAAATGTGGAAGCGAACCAGCTGATCACCGTAAATGAGAACAATTGCATCAGCCCCAATGCAGAACTGACGGTGGATGGATCAACCACCATTTGTCCGGGGGACAGCACCACCCTGGTGGCTCCGGAAGGATTTTTCTACAGTTGGTCCACCGGCGATACCACCCAGACGATCAATGTGACCGACCAGGGAAGTTATAATGTGACCATCGACGACGGTTCCGGGTGTAAAGGCATTTCTGCTGTCATCAACATCCTTGTCAATCCGGAAATCACCCCTACCATTGCCATGGAAGGAGACCAAACCCTCTGCCAGGGAGAAACCATTACCCTTACTGCCTCAGAAGCAGAAAGTTATTTATGGTCCAACGGTGAAACCACCCAATCTATCGAAGTATCGGGAGAAGATAGTTATCATGTTACGGTTCCAGGGTTATGTCAGGATTTCACCTCTCCGGACTTCTATCCCGGGGTAACGGTTTTATATCCTGAGGTTCCTGAAGTGGAAAATGACACGCTTTATGAAATAGGTTCTGCCACATTGACCGCCGTTGGAGACAGCCTTAACTGGTTTGATGCCCTCGGCAATCTGGTCGGTACTGAGAATACCTTTGAAACTCCTGAGCTATTGGAAACCACGTCTTACTTCGTGACCAACACCCAGACCTTTGAATCCAGCTTCTTTACAGGAATGGAAGCCCCCAATGCCAGCACCCCATACAGTGGTGGCCAATACAACGGTGAAACGATTTTTGATGCTTTAGAACCTTTCGTCCTCAGAAACGTAACCGTTTATACCGATACCCCGGGGGAACGGATCATTGAACTGCGTAACAGCAACGGCGACGTGTTGCAATCCCTCAGTTTCATTGCTGTAGAAGGTGAGCAGATCGTTTCTTTGAATTTTGAAGTACCTGCCGGAGAAGACATGGTTCTTACTACCAATACAGAAAAAAACCTGGAAATCTTCGGCACCAATTCCCCCAGATTTCAAAGAAGTAATATGGGGGTTGCTTATCCTTATATTGTAGATGAAGTATTGAGTATCAAAAACTCCAACCTGGGCATCGAATACTACTACTATTTCTTCAACTGGGAAATCAAAACCATTGGAAAAATATGCTCCAGCGACGCCGTGGAGGTTACGGTCGAACTCATTTTGACGGCCACCAATGAAGTAAATGCGCAGGGAAGCCTCACGGTTTCCCCCAATCCTTCCACCGGGCAGTTCACCATTCAGCTAAAAGAAATACCACAGCAAGGTGACGTAATACATATTTACAACTTTGCAGGGGCCTTGGTACAGACCACCACTGTGCGCGATCAATCACTCTCGCAGAAAGTTTCCATAAGGAACCCCACCAGCGGCTTTTACCTGGTGGAAGTCGTAAGTGGTAATAAAATTTATACTGGAAAAGTGGTCATTGAATAA
- a CDS encoding DUF1028 domain-containing protein has product MSKRIFASITFLVLFLQYSPIMAQQIYGNNPLVHTYSIVAIDRETGEMGVAVQSHWFSVGSIVIWGEAGVGVIATQSFVNPAYGPNGLELMKMGFSAEEALEMLLKKDEGREVRQVAFLDAGGNVSTHTGTGCIDFAGSQQGDGYSVQANLMASDQVWPMMAKAYEGSKGKPLAERLIIALEATQAAGGDLRGKQSAAILVVAPESTGQSWVDRLIDLRVEDHPTPVKELRRLLKVHTAYTHMNNGDLAIEHGDVPKALEEYSTAEAMFPDNIEMKYWHAVSLANLGKMEDALPIFASCFKASDNWKTVTRHIVKNGMLAVSVEDLKRILKE; this is encoded by the coding sequence ATGTCAAAACGTATTTTTGCCTCCATAACATTCCTTGTCCTGTTCCTCCAATATTCACCGATCATGGCCCAACAAATTTACGGAAACAATCCCCTGGTTCATACATACTCCATTGTCGCCATAGACCGGGAGACCGGTGAGATGGGCGTCGCGGTGCAATCCCACTGGTTCTCCGTCGGCTCCATCGTGATCTGGGGGGAAGCCGGAGTAGGAGTCATAGCCACCCAGTCTTTTGTCAATCCTGCTTATGGTCCCAACGGGCTTGAGTTGATGAAGATGGGCTTTTCTGCTGAAGAAGCACTGGAGATGTTACTCAAAAAAGACGAGGGCCGTGAAGTTCGCCAGGTAGCTTTCCTGGATGCCGGCGGAAATGTATCCACCCATACCGGCACCGGTTGCATCGACTTTGCCGGATCACAACAAGGCGACGGATATTCCGTCCAGGCCAATCTGATGGCCAGCGATCAGGTGTGGCCCATGATGGCCAAAGCCTATGAAGGTTCAAAAGGCAAACCCCTGGCGGAAAGACTCATCATTGCTTTGGAAGCGACCCAGGCCGCTGGCGGTGACCTGCGCGGCAAACAATCGGCAGCCATTCTCGTGGTGGCCCCCGAATCCACCGGCCAATCGTGGGTGGATCGCCTCATCGATCTAAGGGTGGAGGACCACCCTACCCCGGTAAAGGAACTCCGCCGACTCCTGAAAGTCCATACGGCCTATACCCATATGAACAACGGTGACTTGGCCATCGAACACGGCGACGTCCCCAAAGCCCTCGAAGAATACAGCACGGCCGAAGCCATGTTTCCCGATAATATCGAAATGAAATACTGGCATGCCGTCAGCCTGGCCAACCTGGGTAAAATGGAAGATGCCCTCCCTATCTTCGCCTCCTGCTTCAAAGCCAGTGACAACTGGAAAACGGTGACGCGGCACATTGTAAAAAACGGGATGCTGGCCGTTTCAGTGGAAGACCTGAAGCGGATTTTGAAGGAATAA
- a CDS encoding DUF1572 family protein yields the protein MQNAYFTSIRKQFEYYKMLGTKTMIQVPDDKLFWQYNDDSNSIAIIVKHMWGNMLSRWTDFLTADGEKQWRKREEEFEADIRSRKEMEQQWNEGWDCLFQAIDPLTDEDLGKIIYIRNQGHTVTEAINRQLAHYAYHVGQIVFLGKMICGTAWQSLSIPKGGSQSFNEEKFSKPKGKAHFTDEFLKEE from the coding sequence ATGCAAAATGCTTACTTTACCAGCATCCGCAAACAATTTGAATACTACAAAATGCTGGGAACCAAAACCATGATCCAGGTACCTGACGATAAACTCTTCTGGCAATACAATGACGACAGCAACAGCATTGCCATTATCGTCAAACATATGTGGGGCAATATGCTTTCCAGATGGACGGATTTCCTGACGGCCGATGGCGAAAAGCAATGGCGAAAAAGAGAGGAAGAATTCGAGGCTGATATCCGTAGCCGGAAGGAAATGGAACAGCAATGGAACGAAGGCTGGGATTGTCTTTTTCAAGCCATTGATCCGCTGACGGACGAAGACCTCGGCAAAATCATCTACATCCGCAACCAGGGACATACGGTCACCGAAGCCATCAACCGCCAGTTGGCTCATTATGCTTACCATGTCGGCCAGATCGTCTTTCTAGGCAAAATGATCTGTGGAACAGCATGGCAAAGCCTGTCCATTCCCAAAGGCGGATCCCAATCCTTTAATGAAGAAAAATTTTCCAAACCCAAAGGCAAGGCCCACTTTACAGATGAGTTTTTGAAGGAGGAGTAA